A part of Pristiophorus japonicus isolate sPriJap1 chromosome 15, sPriJap1.hap1, whole genome shotgun sequence genomic DNA contains:
- the dhrs7b gene encoding dehydrogenase/reductase SDR family member 7B isoform X1, translated as MCFFPPSSRRMLYKGTLMEISSSNLLPLLLGSVGLIILYKLLRSMKERAYIQDAVVVITGASSGLGKECARVFHTAGARLVLCGRDRQKLEDLVKELTGMVNGKRKTHTPQMVTFDLADLDTMGSSAQEILDCFGQVDVLINNAGISYRGNILDTAVKVDKDVMNINYFGPVALTKALLPSMVQRRSGHVVAISSVQGKVAIPFRSAYAASKHATQAFFDCLRAEMEQYGVQVTVVSPGYIRTNLSLNAITGNGSKYGVMDKSTAEGYDPRVVAEAVLTAIWRRKKDVLLAGLLPTAAVYLRTLLPSLFFPIMAARAKKERKMKDN; from the exons ATGTGCTTTTTCCCCCCATCCTCCAGGAGAATGTTGTACAAAGGGACTCTCATGGAAATAAGCTCCTCAAACCTCCTGCCGCTGCTACTGGGTAGCGTgggcctcattattttatacaagcTGCTGCGGAGCATGAAGGAGCGAGCCTACATTCAGGATGCTGTGGTGGTGATAACGGGAGCAAGCTCGGGCCTCGGTAAAG AGTGTGCCAGAGTTTTCCACACAGCCGGGGCCAGGCTGGTGTTGTGTGGCCGGGACAGGCAGAAGCTGGAGGATCTCGTGAAGGAGCTAACAGGAATGGTGAACGGCAAGAGAAAG ACGCACACGCCTCAGATGGTGACCTTTGACCTAGCGGACTTGGACACCATGGGCAGCAGCGCCCAAGAGATTCTCGACTGCTTTGGCCAAGTGGACGTGCTAATAAATAATGCAGGCATCAGTTACAGAGGCAACATCCTGGACACGGCCGTTAAGGTTGATAAAGATGTGATGAATATCAACTATTTCGGACCAGTTGCGTTAACAAAAG CCCTCCTGCCCTCCATGGTACAAAGAAGAAGTGGGCATGTCGTAGCGATCAGCAGCGTCCAAGGGAAAGTAGCGATTCCATTTCGATCTGCAT ACGCTGCGTCTAAACACGCCACCCAAGCCTTCTTTGACTGCCTGCGCGCAGAGATGGAGCAGTACGGAGTTCAGGTGACCGTAGTCAGTCCAGGATATATCCGCACCAACCTTTCCCTGAACGCAATCACTGGCAATGGATCCAAGTATGGCG TGATGGACAAGAGTACAGCAGAAGGCTACGATCCTCGTGTCGTTGCCGAAGCTGTTCTGACGGCCATTTGGAGGAGGAAGAAGGATGTTCTGTTGGCAGGGTTACTGCCCACCGCCGCTGTTTACTTGCGAACCCTGCTTCCAAGTCTCTTCTTTCCCATCATGGCAGCCAGAGCTAAAAAGGAGCGCAAGATGAAGGATAATTAA
- the dhrs7b gene encoding dehydrogenase/reductase SDR family member 7B isoform X2 translates to MQSRQSRRMLYKGTLMEISSSNLLPLLLGSVGLIILYKLLRSMKERAYIQDAVVVITGASSGLGKECARVFHTAGARLVLCGRDRQKLEDLVKELTGMVNGKRKTHTPQMVTFDLADLDTMGSSAQEILDCFGQVDVLINNAGISYRGNILDTAVKVDKDVMNINYFGPVALTKALLPSMVQRRSGHVVAISSVQGKVAIPFRSAYAASKHATQAFFDCLRAEMEQYGVQVTVVSPGYIRTNLSLNAITGNGSKYGVMDKSTAEGYDPRVVAEAVLTAIWRRKKDVLLAGLLPTAAVYLRTLLPSLFFPIMAARAKKERKMKDN, encoded by the exons GAGAATGTTGTACAAAGGGACTCTCATGGAAATAAGCTCCTCAAACCTCCTGCCGCTGCTACTGGGTAGCGTgggcctcattattttatacaagcTGCTGCGGAGCATGAAGGAGCGAGCCTACATTCAGGATGCTGTGGTGGTGATAACGGGAGCAAGCTCGGGCCTCGGTAAAG AGTGTGCCAGAGTTTTCCACACAGCCGGGGCCAGGCTGGTGTTGTGTGGCCGGGACAGGCAGAAGCTGGAGGATCTCGTGAAGGAGCTAACAGGAATGGTGAACGGCAAGAGAAAG ACGCACACGCCTCAGATGGTGACCTTTGACCTAGCGGACTTGGACACCATGGGCAGCAGCGCCCAAGAGATTCTCGACTGCTTTGGCCAAGTGGACGTGCTAATAAATAATGCAGGCATCAGTTACAGAGGCAACATCCTGGACACGGCCGTTAAGGTTGATAAAGATGTGATGAATATCAACTATTTCGGACCAGTTGCGTTAACAAAAG CCCTCCTGCCCTCCATGGTACAAAGAAGAAGTGGGCATGTCGTAGCGATCAGCAGCGTCCAAGGGAAAGTAGCGATTCCATTTCGATCTGCAT ACGCTGCGTCTAAACACGCCACCCAAGCCTTCTTTGACTGCCTGCGCGCAGAGATGGAGCAGTACGGAGTTCAGGTGACCGTAGTCAGTCCAGGATATATCCGCACCAACCTTTCCCTGAACGCAATCACTGGCAATGGATCCAAGTATGGCG TGATGGACAAGAGTACAGCAGAAGGCTACGATCCTCGTGTCGTTGCCGAAGCTGTTCTGACGGCCATTTGGAGGAGGAAGAAGGATGTTCTGTTGGCAGGGTTACTGCCCACCGCCGCTGTTTACTTGCGAACCCTGCTTCCAAGTCTCTTCTTTCCCATCATGGCAGCCAGAGCTAAAAAGGAGCGCAAGATGAAGGATAATTAA
- the dhrs7b gene encoding dehydrogenase/reductase SDR family member 7B isoform X3, producing MLYKGTLMEISSSNLLPLLLGSVGLIILYKLLRSMKERAYIQDAVVVITGASSGLGKECARVFHTAGARLVLCGRDRQKLEDLVKELTGMVNGKRKTHTPQMVTFDLADLDTMGSSAQEILDCFGQVDVLINNAGISYRGNILDTAVKVDKDVMNINYFGPVALTKALLPSMVQRRSGHVVAISSVQGKVAIPFRSAYAASKHATQAFFDCLRAEMEQYGVQVTVVSPGYIRTNLSLNAITGNGSKYGVMDKSTAEGYDPRVVAEAVLTAIWRRKKDVLLAGLLPTAAVYLRTLLPSLFFPIMAARAKKERKMKDN from the exons ATGTTGTACAAAGGGACTCTCATGGAAATAAGCTCCTCAAACCTCCTGCCGCTGCTACTGGGTAGCGTgggcctcattattttatacaagcTGCTGCGGAGCATGAAGGAGCGAGCCTACATTCAGGATGCTGTGGTGGTGATAACGGGAGCAAGCTCGGGCCTCGGTAAAG AGTGTGCCAGAGTTTTCCACACAGCCGGGGCCAGGCTGGTGTTGTGTGGCCGGGACAGGCAGAAGCTGGAGGATCTCGTGAAGGAGCTAACAGGAATGGTGAACGGCAAGAGAAAG ACGCACACGCCTCAGATGGTGACCTTTGACCTAGCGGACTTGGACACCATGGGCAGCAGCGCCCAAGAGATTCTCGACTGCTTTGGCCAAGTGGACGTGCTAATAAATAATGCAGGCATCAGTTACAGAGGCAACATCCTGGACACGGCCGTTAAGGTTGATAAAGATGTGATGAATATCAACTATTTCGGACCAGTTGCGTTAACAAAAG CCCTCCTGCCCTCCATGGTACAAAGAAGAAGTGGGCATGTCGTAGCGATCAGCAGCGTCCAAGGGAAAGTAGCGATTCCATTTCGATCTGCAT ACGCTGCGTCTAAACACGCCACCCAAGCCTTCTTTGACTGCCTGCGCGCAGAGATGGAGCAGTACGGAGTTCAGGTGACCGTAGTCAGTCCAGGATATATCCGCACCAACCTTTCCCTGAACGCAATCACTGGCAATGGATCCAAGTATGGCG TGATGGACAAGAGTACAGCAGAAGGCTACGATCCTCGTGTCGTTGCCGAAGCTGTTCTGACGGCCATTTGGAGGAGGAAGAAGGATGTTCTGTTGGCAGGGTTACTGCCCACCGCCGCTGTTTACTTGCGAACCCTGCTTCCAAGTCTCTTCTTTCCCATCATGGCAGCCAGAGCTAAAAAGGAGCGCAAGATGAAGGATAATTAA